The DNA sequence TTAAAATAACTTAAAAAAGAGAAAAAATACTAAAACGAGAAAGCAATCCTAGGAGGCGTTTTTATGTCAAACAATATTCTAGTAGTCGACGATGCAGCATTCATGCGCATGATGATCAAGGACATCCTTACGAAAAATGGTTATAACGTTGTAGGAGAAGCAGAAAATGGCCAACAAGCTGTTGAAAAATATGCTGAGCTAAATCCTGATCTTGTCACAATGGATATTACTATGCCGGAGATGGATGGCATTACAGCACTTAAAACAATTAAACAGACAAATCCTGATGCAAAAATTCTTATGTGTTCAGCGATGGGACAGCAGGCAATGGTTATTGATGCTATTCAAGCAGGTGCAAAAGACTTTATCGTAAAACCGTTTCAGGCTGATCGTGTACTTGAAGCAATTCAGAAAGCACTGAGCTAATTAAAGGATTGAGGATCATGAAGAAAAGAATGTGCTTTGGTATCCTAATGGCACTTCTTTTTCTTCTTTGCCTTCCATTACATCCAACTCTAGCAAAAGATGCGAATGTGAAAGACTGCTTTGAAGGAAAAGGAGACTGCTCTCAATTAGGCGGTAAAGTTCCGTCTGAGAAAGGAAAACCAGAAAAGAACTCGGATGAAACAGGAAATCAGCAGGCTAAAAAAGATGTTGATTCTATTTCCCCTGGTACAAGTCTTGTGAAAATGTTCTTGGCTCTCATAGTTATACTTGTTCTTATATACGGAACTTTAAAGTTTTTAAGCAGTCGTACCCGTTCATTTCAACAAAATAGAACAATGCAGAATCTTGGGGGCATTTCAGTTGGTCAGAATAAATCTGTACAGCTTGTCCGAATTGGCAATAAACTGTATATGATTGGAGTAGGAGATAACGTTGAACTACTTCAGGAAATAGAGGATGAAGATGTAAGGCAAGAAATGTTGCGAGAAGTGAATGATTCAATAAGTGGTGGAGCAAGCGAAATGTTCTCAAATCTTTTCGCAAAAAGTCCAACTTCAAGCAAGAATAAACTGAAAATAAATTTCATAACTGAGCTCGATCGGCTGAAAGCAAATCGAAATAAGCTAATCAGAAAAAGGGAAGAAGAGGAAGAGCGCCATGAATGATGTGATGAATATGTTTTCCAATACTGATCCATCTTCTGTCTCGACTTCTGTTAAACTTCTGCTGTTGCTTACAGTTCTTTCACTTGCTCCAAGCATTTTAATTTTAATGACTTGCTTTACAAGAATTATTGTCGTTCTCTCATTTGTAAGAACTTCCTTAGCAACACAGCAGATGCCACCTAATCAGGTTCTCGTTGGAATAGCATTGTTTTTAACTTTTTTCATTATGGCTCCGGTCTTTCATGACGTATATGATGATGCTTTGAAGCCACTGTTTGATGAAAAAATTACATTGGATGAGGCTTACGATAAGGCAAGTGTTCCAATGAAGGATTTCATGGCCAAGCATACAAGACAGAAGGACCTTTCATTGTTCTTGAATTACGCAAAGATAGAAAAGCCTGAATCAGTAAAGGAAATACCGCTTACAGCACTTGTACCAGCCTATGCAATAAGTGAGTTGAAAACGGCCTTTCAAATGGGCTTTATGATATTCATACCATTTTTGATTATTGATATGGCAGTTGCGAGTATCCTTATGTCTATGGGGATGATGATGCTTCCGCCAGTCATGATTTCTTTACCTTTTAAAATTCTATTATTCGTTATGGTAGATGGATGGTATCTCATCACCCACTCCATACTGGATGGATTCCAATAATGAAAGAGGTGTATGCCAATGAGTAGTGAATTTGTTCTATCCTTAGCCCAAAAAGGGGTCATGACAATTTTGCTGATCACGGGGCCGCTACTCATTCTGGCGCTTGCCGTCGGTCTGCTTGTCAGCATATTTCAGGCGACAACCCAGATTCAGGAACAAACACTCGCGTTTGTCCCAAAAATTGTCGCTGTGCTCGCTGGGCTGGTCTTTTTCGGGCCATGGATGCTTTCAAAAATGATTGAATTCACGTCTTCCATTTACCAGAATCTGAATCAGTTTGTAGGTTGAGCCGATGCTTCAAATGCTGAATCTATCAAGTTTACCGCTGTTTATGCTGGTACTGGTGCGGGTTTTGGCTTTTTTTGTAACACTGCCGCTTTTCTCGTACAGAACTTTATCAACACCATTTAAAATTGGTTTTGGATTCTTTCTGGCACTTATTATGGTGTCTACGATGGAAGCCCCAGAACTTGCATTTGATCTCCACTATTTGTTACTGATACTAAAGGAGATCTGCGTAGGACTTTTCACTGGACTTATTGCTTATATTATTTTGTCAGCAATTCAAATAGCAGGCGGTTTTATAGATTTTCAAATGGGCTTCGCTATTGCCAATGTAATTGATCCGCAGACAGGAGCACAAAGCCCGCTGACAGGTCAGTATTTCTATATTATTTCTTTGTTGTTTTTATTATCGGTTGATGCCCATCATTTGTTAATAGATGGAATCTATTATAGTTATCAGCTTATTCCAGCTGATAAACTCATTTCATTTGGACAACAGCCATTTGCAGATTTTGTAATCAATGTTTTTAGTCAAATGTTCTTAATAGCTTTTCAAATGTCATTGCCGATTGTTGGTTGTCTATTTTTAGTAGATTTGGCTCTTGGAATTATAGCAAAGACCGTACCCCAGATGAACGTTTTCGTTGTTGGGATGCCGCTAAAGATCTTTGTAAGTTTTGTCGCCATAGCCCTTTTCCTGACTTTGTACATTGGTTTGGCAAGAAGACTGTTTCATTATATGTTTGCGACACTTCATGGATTCATGCAATTGCTTGGAGGTGCCTGAATGATGCTCTTGCGTCTTGATCTGCAATTCTTTGCAGGAGAAAAAACGGAGAAAGCAACCCCGAAACGAAAACAGGATGAACGTAAAAAAGGTAAAGTGGCGAAAAGTCAGGATGTCAATACTGCCATATTGCTGCTTTTCTCTTTCCTTGGATTATTCGTTTTTGGTACCTTCATGAAAAATGGCATGCTTGATATATACAGACAGAGTTTTACTGAATACATAAAATGGGATTTGACTTCAGGGAATTTGCAAAAGATGTTTCTCACTCAGTTGATTGAAGCAGCAAAGCTAGTTGCTCCTATTATGGGTGTAGCGCTTATTGCAGGAGTAGCATCGAATTTGATGCAAGTAGGTTTTCTGTTTACAACTGAATCTCTAAAGTTCGATCTGAAAAAAATTGACCCCATTTCAGGAGCTAAGCGAATTTTCTCTGTTCGGGCGATTGTTGAGCTGTTTAAATCATTATTCAAAATAGCATTTATCGGCACTATAACTTTTTCAATCATATGGATGAATCGTGATGAAATGATGATGATGTCATTGAAGACAGTTTCATCAGCACTTGGTTTCTTTGGGCATATGGCACTGACTATGGGGTTTGCAGCAACAATCGCACTTTTGTTCCTCGCTCTTCTTGATTATATTTATCAGCGCTTTGATTACGAAAAGAACTTGCGCATGTCCAAACAGGATATTAAAGATGAATATAAGAATATTGAAGGGAATCCGCTCATAAAGCAGAAAATCCGCGAGAAACAGCAACAAATGGCGATGAGACGGATGATGTCGGAAGTACCGAATGCCGATGTCGTCATCACGAACCCGACTCACTTCGCCATTGCCATTAAATATGATGAGGATAAAGCTTCTGCCCCTTATGTTGTTGCGAAGGGAGCGGATGAAGTCGCTCTTAGAATAAAAAATATCGCCAAGGCAAATGGGGTAATGACGGTTGAGAATCGTCCGCTTGCCAGATCACTATTTGCGGCAGTCGATATAGGTGACCTTATACCGGAAGAGTTCTTCCAGGCGGTTGCCGAGGTGCTCGCGTATGTATACCGGGTTGAGAAAAAAGCGTAAGCAAGAAGGAGAATTTTTATGAAAGCACGAGATCTAGCAGTACTTATCGGTGTCATCCTAATAATTGTCATGCTCGTCGTCCCATTGCCGGGATGGCTATTGAGCATTCTGATCTTGTGCAACATTACGCTTGCCCTGATGGTTATTCTTGTGACGATGAACATGCAGGAGGCATTGCAATTCTCCATCTTTCCTTCGTTATTACTCGTTCTAACGCTGTTTCGTCTAGCTTTGAATGTCTCTACTACAAGATCTATCCTTTCAAATGGAGAAGCGGGCGGTGTAGTTGAGACATTTGGTACTTTTGTAATTGGTGGCAACCCGCTCGTCGGTTTTGTAGTCTTCATTATATTGATCATTATTCAATTCATGGTCATTACAAAAGGTTCCGAACGTGTTTCGGAAGTAGCAGCACGTTTTACCCTCGATGCCATGCCGGGAAAACAGATGAGTATCGATGCGGATTTGAATGCAGGGCTTATATCTGAACAGCAGGCAAAGGAACGGCGTGAAAAAGTTGGCAATGAAGCAGACTTTTACGGTGCCATGGATGGTGCAAGTAAATTTGTAAAAGGGGATGCTATTGCCGGCATTATTATTGTAATCATAAATATTATATTTGGTCTAATTATCGGTATGACTCAAATGGGAATGTCCTTTCAGGAAGCGATTGATACATTTATGCGTCTTACTGTAGGTGATGGCCTAGTGAGTCAAGTTCCAGCACTGCTAATTTCTACGGCAACGGGTATTATGGTAACACGTGTTGCGGCTACTGGAGGCAACTTGAGTGCAGATGTTATCGACCAACTTTTCCAGTATCCCAAAATGTTATTTATCGCAGCAGGTACAATTTTCTTGCTGGGCCTTACACCAATTAACTTCTTCCTGACAACTTCTATTGCTGGAGTACTAGCGTTTGCTGGATATATATTGCTGCAACGCTCCAAAGTGGTCGAAGAGCCGGATGAAGAATTGGAAGAGGAGGTCGAATCTTCAGCAATGAAGTCTCCAGAAAATGTAATTAGCCTTCTGAATATGGATCCAATCGAATTTGAATTCGGCTATGCACTTATCCCGCTCGTTGATGCTGATCAAGGCGGAGATCTTCTGGACCGTGTCATTATGATAAGAAGGCAGCTTGCGATTGAACTCGGTATTGTCATCCCTGTCGTAAGGATTCGCGACAATATTCAGCTGAATCCAAACGAGTATAGGTTGAAGATCAAAGGGAATGAAGTCGCCGCCGGAGAACTTCTACTCGATCATTATTTAGCAATTACCCCAGGAGGGGAAGATGATTTTATTGAAGGAATTGATACGAAAGAACCAGCGTTCGGTTTACCTGCAAAGTGGATCACTGAGGAAGTGAAGGATGAGGCAGAGTTGTCGGGGTACACCGTTGTGGATCCGCCATCTGTCGTTTCCACTCATCTTACCGAAACGATCAAACAACAGGCAGATGAATTGCTTGGACGCCAAGAAACTAAACAGCTTATCGATCACCTTCAAGAAAGCTATCCGATCCTTGTGGAGGAAGTTACACCAGACCCGCTTTCAGTGGGTGAAATTCAAAAAGTGTTGGCAAAATTGCTTAAAGAAGGTTTATCCATCCGAAACTTGCCGGTCATATTTGAAACACTTGCCGACTTTTCAAAAATGACAAATGACACAGACTTGTTGGCAGAATATGTTCGTCAATCTTTATCAGCTCAAATTACGAAGCAATATGCAAATAATGAGCATGCACTTAGTGTTGTTACGGTATCTGGAAAAGTGGAAAAGACGATTGCTGAGGGCATACAGCAGACCGAACACGGCAACTATCTCTCACTTGATCCTGAAGTGCAACAGTCCATTTTGAAGTCTATCTCCGAAGAAACCGAAAAGCTAGCAATACGGGAAGAGAATGCTGTGCTACTTTGTTCTCCGGCAGTTAGAATGTACATTAGACAACTAATTGAGAGATTCCTGCCAAATGTAGCAGTACTTTCCTACAATGAACTTGAACCAGATGTACAGGTTCAAAGCGTTGGAGTGGTGAATATCGAATGAAAATAAAAAAATATACAGCACCAACAATGCCGGAAGCGATGCAGCAGATTCGAAAAGATCTCGGCAAAGATGCAGTCATTTTGAATTCAAGAGAAATCCGAAAAGGAGGTTTTCTGGGCTTGTTCAGCAAAAAACAGCTCGAAGTAGTTGCAGCTCTTGATCCTGATGCGATTGGGCCATCGGCTAAGTCGATAAAAAAATCAGAAGGTCAAAAAGTTGTTGAACAAATGAAGTTAAGACCAGAAAATGAAGAGCTTCTTGAAGAAATTCGGCAATTAAAAAAACTTGTTAAGAATGGCTACGTATCAAATAAAGAAGAGAAGCCGATTGAAGTTATAACGGCTTTAGATTTTTTGGTTGCTCAAAATATAAATAAAGATTTTGCTGAAGAAATCGTGCAGTATGCATTAAATAATTTGGATAAAAATGAAATAAAAGATCCTAATATGATTTCCCGGGCAATCATTAGTCAAATCGAAAGTATGCTTCGACCAATTCAATCAAAGCTTCAGAAAAAAAAGTATGGTCGAATAAATTATCTTGTCGGTCCAACTGGAGCTGGGAAGACAACAACTATTGCAAAACTCGCAGCAAAGGCAATGCTTGAGCAAAAGAAGAAAGTCGCATTTATTACAGGGGATACGTACAGAATCGCTGCAATTGATCAGCTCAAAACATATGCCAAGATCTTGGAAGCTCCAGTAAAGGTAGCTTATGAGCCTTCGGAATTCACAAAAGCAGCTATCGAACTGAAAGACTACGATATTATTTTTACAGATACGGCAGGCCGTAACTTTAAGGAAAATAAGTATATTACTGAAATCAAAAAAATAATTGAATATAATCCTTCAGCAAACATCACGCTTGTCCTGCCTCTTACTGGGAAAAGTGAAGATCTTGACAATATTGCGAAGCAGTTCATGGATATACCGATAAACAGTATTTTGTTCACAAAGCTTGATGAAACAGCATCTTGTGGTTCTATATTTAATATTGTTTATGAATATGGCTGGCCTGTATCTCACATTGCAAATGGGCAGGATGTACCAGATGACCTTTTTGAACCAACCGTTTCAGAAATCAGCAAACTTATAGCAGGTGGAATGAATAATGCATGACCAGGCAGAGAATCTGCGAAAAAGAATTAAATCAAAAGAGGGAAATACTCGAACCATTTCCATTGTGAGCGGCAAGGGAGGCGTTGGCAAATCAAATTTTGCTTTGAATTTTGCTCTCGCCCTCATTCGACAAGGAAGGAAAGTCCTTGTGATCGATCTTGATATTGGAATGGGAAACATAGATGTCCTGCTTGGAAAACATTCTAATAGAAGCATTAATGATTTATTCGAAGCCGATACAACAATTGATAAATTGGTTGAAGAGGGCCCTGAAGGGCTTCAGTATATTTCGGGTGGTTCCGGTCTTGGCAATTTATTTGAATTTAACGAACAGAGGCGCAATAAATTCTTCACCGAATTTGAGCAGCTTTCCGGTCATTATGATTTTGTTATATTTGACATGGGAGCAGGTGCTACGAAAGAGAGCATAGCCTTTATTTTAGCCTCTGATGACTGTATTCTTATCTTAACACCTGAGCCTACAGCACTAACAGATGCATATGGAATGATTAAGCATATCATAAACAATTATGGAAATATGCCGATAAATATAGTGATGAATCGATCCGTTTCCGATAAAATTGGGTATAAAGCTCTAAAAGGTTTGCAGGAAGTAGCTAAACAGTTTCTCGGTAGAGACCTTTTTGGGCTTGGTATCATGCCTGAGGATTCAACTGTTCAGAAGGCGGTTATGAAGCAAATGCCCTATCTGATTTATAAGGAAAATGCAGCGGTTTCCAATGCTGTCATTAAGATAGCCGCAACTTTTCTCGGTAAACCGTCAGAGGATAGCGGTTCCTTCTTGTCAAGATTGATGCAGCTTGTGAAACAGAGAGGTGGCGGATATGGAAATCAGAGTAGTCGTAATTGATGATTCAGCTTTTATGCGCAAGATGATTTCCGAAATGCTAGAAAGTGATTCTAGAATTAAAGTTGTAGCAACTGCCAGAAGTGGAAGAGACGGAATTGAGAAGATTAAGAAGTACCAGCCTCATGTTGCTACACTTGATGTTGAAATGCCAGTAATGGATGGCATTGAGGCTCTCGAGGAGATTATGGATTCAAACCCTCTGCCGATCATCATGCTATCAAGTGTTACAACTGCTGGGGCTGCAATGACAATGCGGGCAGTTCAACTTGGTGCCATTGACTTTATCGCAAAACCTTCTGGTCCAATCTCATTGGATATTGACGAAATTAAAGATGAGCTGATAAAGAAAGTGATAGCCGCATCAAATGCTCTTGTAATGAAAAAAGAAGCAAATGTGAAAGAAATTGAAAAACAAGAAAAGCCACTAAGAGCAGCACATTTTCACCAGCCTCATGCTAGGTCTGTCGTGGCTATAGGAACATCGACGGGTGGACCAAAGGCCCTGCTTCATGTCTTGAAGGGCATTCCTGCTGATTTTCCGGCACCTATTGTAATTGTTCAACATATGCCACCTGGATTTACTAAATCTCTAGCTGAACGGCTAGATCACAGTACATCCATACATGTTAAAGAAGCTGAACACGGAGAAATTTTACAAAATGGTCATGCGTATATTGCTCCGGGTGACTATCATTTGGAAATAAAACAAGTCGGAACAGCACTTGTTAATAATCTTAATCATGACAATAAGATAAATGGCCATAGACCTTCAGTCGATGTACTGTTTGAATCCCTTGTAAATATAGGGAATGTGAACAAGCTTGCGGTTATTCTGACAGGAATGGGCAACGATGGGTCAAAAGGTATACGCAGCATGAAAAGAACAGATCCTAAAACAATTGTAATTGCTGAAGATAAAGAAACTTCTGTTGTATACGGAATGCCTAAGGCAGCAGTTTTAACGAACTGTGTTGACCATGTGGCAAAGTTACAGCAGATCAGCGAGATCATTTCAGGAGTGCTCAGGAAAAAAAGGGGGATTTAACATGGATACTGCTCAATATTTGGATATATTCATTGACGAAAGTAGAGAACATCTGGAAACAGTTTCTGAAAAATTGCTTGAATTGGAAAAAAGCCCTGACGAAAAAGGAATCATTGAAGAAATTTTCAGGGCAGCTCATACGCTGAAAGGTATGTCAGCGACAATGGGATTCACTGACCTTGCTAATTTAACTCATAAACTAGAAAACGTTTTTGATGGGATTCGTTATGACAAGATTAAAGTTGTACCTAATATGATCGATGTGTTATTCGAAGCACTTGATGATATGACGGCTATGATTGAGGACGTAGCAGAAGGTGGCGAAGGGAAGCGTGACGTCACAAACGTTGTGAATGATCTTCTTGCAATTGAAAAAGGCGAGGTGCCTGGGGAGAGAAATGAGACAGAAGATTCCTCAGTTCCCAATTCCTCTAATTCAGAGTCTCCAGTAAAGGGCAATCGACTGGACGAGTTTGAAATTACAATTCTTGGAGAATCAAAGGAGCGAGGATTCGAGAATTTCGAAATTACAGTGGAGCTTAGCGAAACTTGCTTGCTTAAAGGTGCTCGTGTCTTCATGATTTTTGAAATTCTTGAGAAGCTTGGTGAAGTTATCAAATCAAATCCTTCAGTAAGTGAATTGGAAGAAGAGAACTTTGAACAGTCATTTAATGTACTCTTTGTTACAAAACACGATAAAATTGAAATAGAAGAAAAAATAAAAAAGGTATCAGAAGTAAAAGATGTTTCCGTAAAGCTGTTTTCTCTCGAGGAATATAAGGCAGAAGCAGAAAAAATAGAGCAGGAGAAAGACAGTCAGGTTGCGGAAGCTGCTTCAAATACTGATTTATCATCAATTCAAGCGCCATCTGTACCAAAGGAAAACCTTGAACAAAAGCAGGATAAGAAAGATTCAAAGTCAGCAAAGGCAAGCCAAAGTAAAACTATCCGTGTAAATATTGAACGTCTGGATATTTTAATGAATTTATTTGAAGAGTTGCTGATTGACCGTGGACGTCTAGAACAAATTTCAGTAGATCTGAATCATGGCGATTTACAGGAGACAGTAGAAAGAATGGCACGTGTCTCTGGAGATTTGCAAAATATTATTCTCACAATGCGTATGGTACCTGTTGACCAGGTATTCAGCCGTTTCCCACGGATGATTCGTCAACTTGCACGTGATCTCAATAAAAATGTTGAGGTTCAGATCACAGGAGCTGAAACAGAGCTTGATCGCACAGTCATAGATGAAATCGGTGACCCTCTCGTTCACTTAATTCGTAATGCAATCGATCACGGTATCGAGAAGCCTGAAGAACGCCGGGCAAAAGGCAAGCCTGAAAAAGGAATTATGAAGCTGGAAGCCTACCATAGCGGGAATCATGTTTTCATTGATATATCAGATGATGGAGCAGGAATCAACAAGCATAAAGTTTTAGATAAGGCGATTAAGAATGGCGTAGTTACTCCTGAACAAGGTTTGAGCATGACTGATCAGCAAATCTATCAGCTTATTATGTCCAGTGGCTTCTCTACAGCGGAAACAATTTCCGATGTTTCAGGAAGAGGTGTCGGACTTGATGTAGTTAAGAATACAATTGAATCTCTTGGCGGAAGTATTTCGATTGATTCAGAAGAAGACAAGGGCTCAGTTTTCTCAATTCAGCTTCCACTCACCCTGTCAATCATTTCTGCTTTGCTCGTCGAACTAAGAGAAGAAAAGTATGCAATTCCGCTTTCATCAATTATTGAAACTGCAATCATTCATAAAGACCAGATCTTCCATGCGCATAGCAAGAAGGTTATTGATATCCGGGGCAAAGTAATTCCTCTTGTTTACCTTAGCGATATTTTTGAAGTTCCAAAAAATGAAGCAGAAGAAAGTGATTATACTTCTGTTGTCATCGTCAAAAAGGGAGAAAAGATTGCCGGACTTGTCGTTGACTCATTCATTGGTCAACAGGAAGTTGTTCTTAAATCTCTTGGCGACTACTTGTCCAGTACATTTGCTATTTCCGGTGCAACCATACTTGGTGACGGGCAGGTCGCTTTGATTGTCGATACAAATGCTTTGGTTAAATAACTTTTCAGCAAGGGAGGAAGAGAAATGACAACAGTTCAAGAAAGAAAAGTGATTGTTTTTAACCTGAACGGTGAGGAGTATGCTGTTCCGGTACAAAGTGTAGGCTCAATTGAACGAATGATGCAGATTACACGTGTTCCAAAAGCGGAACATTTTATTAAAGGTGTCATAAATCTTAAAGGGGTTGTAACTCCGATAGTTGATTTAAGACTGCGTTTTGGTACAGAAAAACGGGAATATGATGACTCTACCCGAATCATTATCGTTTACTATCGGGACATGGAAATTGGTCTCGTAGTGGACGGAGCTAATGATGTAATTGACATATCTGTAAACGACATTGAACCACCTCCAGAAGTGATCAATACGGTTCATGCTGACTATATTGAAGGTGTAGTCAAGCTAGGTAATCGTCTACTAGTCCTTCTTGATTTGGAGAAAGTTCTTGATAAAAAGGAATTCGACTTTATGAAAATGGATGCATGACATGCAGATTGAAAAATTAACAAGTGTTCAGCTTGATGTTTTGCGTGAAATTGGCAATATTGGGGCAGGTAACGCGGCTACATCCATGTCTCTCTTGACCAACCAGAAGGTGGATATGGATGTTCCAGTCGTGCAGCTTATACCTTTTGGCCAGGTCATGGAGCTGATTGGAGGGGCAGATGAATTAGTAGTTGCAATTTATCTGCGGATACTCGGGGAGGCACCAGGTACCGTCTATTTTATTATGTCACTGGCAGAAGCCGAACAGCTTGTAAGGCAAATTATTCATGATAATTCATTCACTTTGGGAATGGAAGAAGAAATTGATGATTTCGCTATTTCCGCTTTAATGGAAGCAGGCAATATTTTGACCGGTTCTTATCTTTCGGCTTTATCTGATTTCATCAACATTAATATGCAGCCCTCCATTCCAAATCTGGCAATCGATATGGCTGGGGCTATACTCTCAGTCGGTTTGATTGAGCTTTCAAATGTAACGGACTATGCAATAGTAATTGATACAAGAATGAATAACGATGAGGACCGGAACAGATTTAAAGGTCACTTTTTCTTACTGCCGGATACGGAAACTGTGCCCAAAATATTCAATGCGCTTGGTATAGATTATTATGAGTAGTACGAAGCAGGTTGTAAAGGTTGGTATAGCAGACCTGAATATTACAACCGCACCGCATTCAATCCGTACGTCAGGGCTCGGTTCTTGTGTCGGCTGTGTCATTTATGACCCAGTTCGAAAAATTGCAGGGCTCGCTCATATTATGCTGCCGGATTCAAGCCTTTCCAGACAGACGAAAATGAATGATTTTAAATATGCAGATACTGCACTTCCCATTCTTGTAGATCAGTTAGTTTCAGCAGGTGCAAGAAAAACGGCTCTGAAGGCAAAAATAGCGGGCGGTGCTCAGATGTTCAAATTCAATTCTCAGTCTGACATGATGCGGATTGGCCCACGAAACACGGAAGCGGTCATCTGTGAATTAAAAAAAATGGGTATTCCGCTTATTGCCTCAGATACCGGAGGAAATTGCGGACGCACAATCGAATTTTTTGCGGAAACTGGAGATTTGCATATTAGAACAGTAAGTAAAGGGGAATCCATTCTATAGCAGTAAAATTTAACTGCATTTAGCTGGGAGGCGAATCATATCGTGACTGTTAACAATACTTCCAAAGAAGCAAAGCTATGGCAGGACTGGCTGGAACATCGCGACCATGAGGCAGCCAATCAGCTGATAGAGCAATATATGTACTTGGTCAATTATCAGGTGGAGCGGATTTGGAGCACACTGCCAAGCAATGTTTCTAAAGATGACTTGAAAAGCTTTGGACTTCTTGGTTTATTTGATGCTTTAAAAAAATTCGAACCGAATCGAAATCTGAAGTTTGATACGTATGCTTCATTTAGAGTACGGGGAGCGATTATAGATGGTCTGCGTAAAGAAGACTGGCTCCCGCGCTCAATACGTGACAAATCCAAAAAAATTGATCAGGCGATACAGCTGCTTGAACAGAAGCTTCAGCGGGCCCCTTCCTCAGCAGAAATTTCGGCAGAGACAGGACTTGATTCAGATGAGGTTGAGACAATTATTAAGGATTCATTGTTCTCAAACGTCTGGTCACTTGAAGAAAAGCCGAATGAAGGAGAAGAAGCATCCAAAGAAGGTGTCGGCTATTTACTTGAAGACGAAACCGCTGTCTCTCCGGACGAAAGACTTTTAAAGACGGAACTTCAGAAAGAACTTGCCGAGGGAATCGGCAGTTTGAATGAGAATGAACAACTGGTAATTAGCCTGTTTTATCAAGAAGAACTTACTTTTACGGAAGTTGGTCATATTCTTGGTTTAACGACATCCAGAATATCGC is a window from the Aciduricibacillus chroicocephali genome containing:
- the flhF gene encoding flagellar biosynthesis protein FlhF, whose product is MKIKKYTAPTMPEAMQQIRKDLGKDAVILNSREIRKGGFLGLFSKKQLEVVAALDPDAIGPSAKSIKKSEGQKVVEQMKLRPENEELLEEIRQLKKLVKNGYVSNKEEKPIEVITALDFLVAQNINKDFAEEIVQYALNNLDKNEIKDPNMISRAIISQIESMLRPIQSKLQKKKYGRINYLVGPTGAGKTTTIAKLAAKAMLEQKKKVAFITGDTYRIAAIDQLKTYAKILEAPVKVAYEPSEFTKAAIELKDYDIIFTDTAGRNFKENKYITEIKKIIEYNPSANITLVLPLTGKSEDLDNIAKQFMDIPINSILFTKLDETASCGSIFNIVYEYGWPVSHIANGQDVPDDLFEPTVSEISKLIAGGMNNA
- a CDS encoding MinD/ParA family protein, with the protein product MHDQAENLRKRIKSKEGNTRTISIVSGKGGVGKSNFALNFALALIRQGRKVLVIDLDIGMGNIDVLLGKHSNRSINDLFEADTTIDKLVEEGPEGLQYISGGSGLGNLFEFNEQRRNKFFTEFEQLSGHYDFVIFDMGAGATKESIAFILASDDCILILTPEPTALTDAYGMIKHIINNYGNMPINIVMNRSVSDKIGYKALKGLQEVAKQFLGRDLFGLGIMPEDSTVQKAVMKQMPYLIYKENAAVSNAVIKIAATFLGKPSEDSGSFLSRLMQLVKQRGGGYGNQSSRN
- a CDS encoding protein-glutamate methylesterase/protein-glutamine glutaminase gives rise to the protein MEIRVVVIDDSAFMRKMISEMLESDSRIKVVATARSGRDGIEKIKKYQPHVATLDVEMPVMDGIEALEEIMDSNPLPIIMLSSVTTAGAAMTMRAVQLGAIDFIAKPSGPISLDIDEIKDELIKKVIAASNALVMKKEANVKEIEKQEKPLRAAHFHQPHARSVVAIGTSTGGPKALLHVLKGIPADFPAPIVIVQHMPPGFTKSLAERLDHSTSIHVKEAEHGEILQNGHAYIAPGDYHLEIKQVGTALVNNLNHDNKINGHRPSVDVLFESLVNIGNVNKLAVILTGMGNDGSKGIRSMKRTDPKTIVIAEDKETSVVYGMPKAAVLTNCVDHVAKLQQISEIISGVLRKKRGI
- a CDS encoding chemotaxis protein CheA, yielding MDTAQYLDIFIDESREHLETVSEKLLELEKSPDEKGIIEEIFRAAHTLKGMSATMGFTDLANLTHKLENVFDGIRYDKIKVVPNMIDVLFEALDDMTAMIEDVAEGGEGKRDVTNVVNDLLAIEKGEVPGERNETEDSSVPNSSNSESPVKGNRLDEFEITILGESKERGFENFEITVELSETCLLKGARVFMIFEILEKLGEVIKSNPSVSELEEENFEQSFNVLFVTKHDKIEIEEKIKKVSEVKDVSVKLFSLEEYKAEAEKIEQEKDSQVAEAASNTDLSSIQAPSVPKENLEQKQDKKDSKSAKASQSKTIRVNIERLDILMNLFEELLIDRGRLEQISVDLNHGDLQETVERMARVSGDLQNIILTMRMVPVDQVFSRFPRMIRQLARDLNKNVEVQITGAETELDRTVIDEIGDPLVHLIRNAIDHGIEKPEERRAKGKPEKGIMKLEAYHSGNHVFIDISDDGAGINKHKVLDKAIKNGVVTPEQGLSMTDQQIYQLIMSSGFSTAETISDVSGRGVGLDVVKNTIESLGGSISIDSEEDKGSVFSIQLPLTLSIISALLVELREEKYAIPLSSIIETAIIHKDQIFHAHSKKVIDIRGKVIPLVYLSDIFEVPKNEAEESDYTSVVIVKKGEKIAGLVVDSFIGQQEVVLKSLGDYLSSTFAISGATILGDGQVALIVDTNALVK
- a CDS encoding chemotaxis protein CheW; this encodes MTTVQERKVIVFNLNGEEYAVPVQSVGSIERMMQITRVPKAEHFIKGVINLKGVVTPIVDLRLRFGTEKREYDDSTRIIIVYYRDMEIGLVVDGANDVIDISVNDIEPPPEVINTVHADYIEGVVKLGNRLLVLLDLEKVLDKKEFDFMKMDA
- a CDS encoding chemotaxis protein CheC, giving the protein MQIEKLTSVQLDVLREIGNIGAGNAATSMSLLTNQKVDMDVPVVQLIPFGQVMELIGGADELVVAIYLRILGEAPGTVYFIMSLAEAEQLVRQIIHDNSFTLGMEEEIDDFAISALMEAGNILTGSYLSALSDFININMQPSIPNLAIDMAGAILSVGLIELSNVTDYAIVIDTRMNNDEDRNRFKGHFFLLPDTETVPKIFNALGIDYYE
- a CDS encoding chemotaxis protein CheD, with the protein product MSSTKQVVKVGIADLNITTAPHSIRTSGLGSCVGCVIYDPVRKIAGLAHIMLPDSSLSRQTKMNDFKYADTALPILVDQLVSAGARKTALKAKIAGGAQMFKFNSQSDMMRIGPRNTEAVICELKKMGIPLIASDTGGNCGRTIEFFAETGDLHIRTVSKGESIL